Proteins encoded within one genomic window of Anastrepha ludens isolate Willacy chromosome 4, idAnaLude1.1, whole genome shotgun sequence:
- the LOC128862057 gene encoding long-chain-fatty-acid--CoA ligase 5-like — MEYFASQNTGEVCVRGSNVFHGYYKDPEKTAEAVDSEGWHHMGDVGMWLPNGTLRIINRRKHIFKLSHCEYIVPEKIENIYTLSQYVNQVYVYGESLKSCIIAVVVPDVDVLKQWANDNRVKGTLSVLCMQ, encoded by the exons ATGGAGTATTTCGCCAGTCAAAACACTGGGGAGGTGTGCGTGCGCGGTTCTAACGTATTCCACGG TTATTACAAAGATCCCGAGAAAACTGCTGAGGCTGTTGACTCTGAAGGCTGGCACCACATGGGCGATGTGGGCATGTGGCTTCCAAATGGCACGCTGCGCATAATCAATCGTCGCAAACACATTTTCAAGCTAAGCCATTGCGAATATATTGTACCGGAGAAAATTGAGAATATTTACACTCTGAGCCAATACGTAAATCAGGTGTACGTTTACGGAGAGAGCCTTAAG AGCTGCATCATAGCCGTCGTCGTGCCTGATGTGGATGTTCTCAAGCAGTGGGCGAACGACAATCGCGTCAAGGGCACACTTTCGGTGCTATGCATGCAATAA